A single window of Anomaloglossus baeobatrachus isolate aAnoBae1 chromosome 9, aAnoBae1.hap1, whole genome shotgun sequence DNA harbors:
- the LOC142251876 gene encoding mitogen-activated protein kinase-binding protein 1-like, with protein MVSIPALSVSSRLFSNAADAKYPDTVGMTFDSTNQWLSCVYNDHSLYVWDIKDLKKVGKVYSALYHSSCVWSAEVYPEMKDSNQACLPPNSFITCSSDSTIRLWNMETSNIHGTALHRNILSNHDQLLMKILLIDGNTQALLDTDCNCTGLVDKVDVQTLDTKAGIRSVCVSPNGQHLASGDRTGTLRVYELQSLTELLKVEAHDSEILCLEYSKPDTGMNLLASASRDRLIHVLDASKDYSLQQTLDDHSSSITAVKFTANDGKMRMISCGADKSIYFRTAEQIQAVRVCGS; from the exons ATGGTTTCGATCCCTGCCCTGAGCGTTTCTAG CCGCCTCTTCTCCAATGCTGCGGATGCCAAGTACCCGGACACCGTCGGTATGACTTTTGACTCCACCAACCAGTGGCTGTCTTGTGTGTACAATGACCACAGTCTTTATGTATGGGACATTAAAGATCTGAAGAAAGTGGGGAAAGTCTACTCTGCCCTGTACCACTCCTCCTGTGTATGGAGCGCTGAG GTTTACCCTGAAATGAAGGACAGCAACCAGGCCTGCCTGCCCCCAAACTCATTCATTACCTGCTCTTCTGACAGCACCATCCGACTGTGGAACATGGAGACGTCTAACATCCATGGCACGGCGTTACACCGGAACATCCTCAGCAAT CACGACCAACTCTTGATGAAAATTCTTCTGATTGATGGTAACACACAAGCTCTGCTCGACACTGACTGTAACTGCACTGGGTTGGTGGACAAGGTCGATGTGCAGACCCTGGACACCAAGGCCGGGATTCGCTCCGTGTGTGTGAGCCCCAATGGCCAACACTTGGCCTCAGGCGACAGAACCGGCACACTCAG GGTTTATGAGCTGCAGTCTCTGACGGAGCTACTGAAAGTAGAAGCTCATGATTCGGAAATCCTTTGCTTAGAATATTCTAAACCAGACACAG GAATGAACCTGTTGGCCTCTGCCAGCCGTGACCGACTGATTCATGTCCTAGATGCATCAAAAGATTACAGCCTTCAACAAACCTTGGATGACCACTCTTCATCAATCACTGCTGTAAAATTTACTG CTAACGATGGCAAGATGCGAATGATCAGCTGTGGAGCAGATAAAAGCATTTACTTCCGCACTGCTGAGCAG